One window of the Leucobacter komagatae genome contains the following:
- a CDS encoding carboxylesterase/lipase family protein: protein MGDAEAQRSANTTTVTTTLGEVVGSESNGIRRFLGIPYAKAPFGELRFRAPEQPEAWNEPLQAKAFGPTAPQTPYQGSLGELIKVPAIEGTEILTVNVWAPADAAGAPVVLWLHGGALERGAAAQSGYDGRTFARDGIVFVSANYRLGAEGFSVLDGAPLNLGLRDAQAALDWAHREVAAFGGDPGRITIMGESAGGALVAALLSQPQARAKAARAIIQSGPLEAVDAVKARRASDAIAKQLGISTSREAFAAAEPADLLRARSEIAAGSSPLSGTPGYALALDPESLPASPVDALAGIDTPILIGTNTDEYRLWFTPEALAGISGAKAWIARLAMRVPGRAARAVRKAFPSATPGEQLGQIVTDKLLRAPATRVARARTAPTFVYEFAWESPVRDLRAAHALDLAFAFDLLEDEDAVRLNGEGAPAGLGREMHAAWVAFIRDGDPGWPAFGEGRATRVFNERSETVAQRRAAIVDALG, encoded by the coding sequence ATGGGAGATGCTGAGGCGCAGCGCAGCGCAAACACGACGACGGTCACGACCACGCTCGGAGAGGTCGTCGGTTCAGAGTCCAACGGGATTCGCCGCTTCCTCGGGATTCCCTACGCCAAGGCGCCATTTGGCGAGCTCCGATTCCGCGCCCCCGAGCAGCCCGAGGCGTGGAATGAACCGCTCCAAGCCAAAGCATTCGGCCCGACCGCCCCGCAGACGCCCTACCAGGGCAGCCTCGGCGAACTCATCAAGGTGCCCGCGATCGAGGGCACGGAGATCCTGACCGTGAACGTGTGGGCGCCAGCAGACGCCGCGGGCGCGCCCGTCGTGCTGTGGCTCCACGGCGGGGCGCTCGAGCGCGGTGCCGCGGCGCAGAGCGGGTACGACGGCCGCACCTTCGCGCGCGACGGCATCGTCTTCGTCTCGGCGAACTATCGACTGGGCGCCGAGGGCTTCAGCGTGCTCGACGGCGCACCGCTGAACCTCGGCTTGCGTGATGCGCAGGCCGCGCTCGACTGGGCGCACCGCGAGGTCGCGGCGTTCGGCGGCGACCCGGGCCGCATCACCATCATGGGCGAGTCCGCCGGTGGGGCCCTCGTCGCCGCACTCCTCTCGCAGCCGCAGGCCCGGGCAAAGGCCGCCCGAGCGATCATCCAATCCGGCCCGCTCGAGGCTGTCGACGCGGTAAAAGCCCGCCGTGCGTCTGACGCGATCGCGAAGCAGCTCGGCATTTCCACGTCGCGGGAGGCGTTCGCCGCCGCCGAACCCGCGGACCTGCTTCGGGCGCGCAGCGAGATCGCTGCCGGGTCGTCGCCCCTCAGCGGGACGCCGGGGTACGCGCTCGCTCTGGATCCGGAATCTCTCCCCGCCTCCCCCGTCGACGCGCTCGCGGGCATCGATACCCCGATCCTGATCGGCACGAACACCGACGAGTACCGGCTCTGGTTCACGCCCGAGGCGCTCGCGGGTATCAGCGGGGCGAAGGCGTGGATCGCGCGGCTCGCGATGCGGGTGCCGGGCCGGGCCGCCCGCGCTGTCCGCAAGGCCTTCCCCTCGGCGACCCCCGGGGAGCAGCTTGGGCAGATCGTCACCGACAAGCTCCTCCGGGCACCGGCAACGAGGGTCGCGCGCGCCCGCACCGCGCCGACGTTCGTCTACGAGTTCGCGTGGGAGAGCCCCGTTCGCGACCTGCGAGCGGCTCACGCTCTCGATCTTGCATTCGCGTTCGACCTTCTCGAAGACGAAGACGCCGTGCGCCTGAACGGCGAGGGGGCGCCAGCCGGCCTCGGCAGGGAGATGCACGCGGCCTGGGTCGCGTTCATCCGCGACGGTGACCCCGGCTGGCCAGCGTTTGGCGAGGGCCGCGCGACGCGGGTGTTCAACGAGCGGTCGGAGACTGTGGCGCAGCGCCGGGCCGCGATCGTCGACGCGCTCG
- a CDS encoding NADPH-dependent FMN reductase gives MTTHSEQPLIKIIVGSVRPVRVGDQLAAALAPALAEATGARVEIVDLAEVGLPLLDEPLMPAIGQYEHDHTKAWSATISESDAVVFLTPQYNGGYPAALKNAIDFLFHEWKAKPTFVVSYGGHGGGAAAAQLRSVLEFIGLDIVAPNVELTLPRESYGSDGRLVDAKPILVSHDAAVEAAAARLSEKLRERAELNAVAGA, from the coding sequence ATGACCACCCACTCTGAGCAGCCGCTCATCAAGATTATCGTCGGAAGCGTACGCCCGGTGCGCGTTGGCGATCAGCTCGCGGCGGCCCTCGCACCCGCGCTGGCTGAGGCGACTGGCGCCCGCGTGGAGATCGTCGACCTTGCAGAGGTTGGCCTCCCGCTGCTCGACGAGCCGCTGATGCCCGCGATCGGTCAGTACGAGCACGACCACACCAAAGCGTGGAGCGCGACCATCTCGGAGAGCGACGCGGTCGTGTTCTTGACCCCGCAGTACAACGGCGGGTACCCGGCCGCGCTGAAGAACGCGATCGACTTCCTCTTCCACGAGTGGAAGGCAAAGCCGACGTTCGTGGTGAGCTACGGCGGGCACGGCGGCGGAGCAGCTGCTGCGCAGCTGCGCAGCGTGCTCGAGTTCATCGGCCTTGACATTGTCGCGCCCAACGTCGAGCTCACGCTGCCGCGGGAGTCGTACGGATCGGATGGGCGCCTGGTCGACGCGAAGCCTATTCTCGTTTCGCATGACGCCGCTGTTGAAGCGGCGGCGGCACGCCTCTCAGAGAAGTTGCGCGAGCGAGCAGAGCTGAACGCGGTCGCCGGCGCGTAA
- a CDS encoding carbohydrate kinase family protein: MTPRVTVVGEALIDVVLHADGRTERVPGGSPANVALGVARLGVDTAFLGCIGRDGDGEVVVERLSAAGVTVLPGSLSAARTPTAEALIDESGDATYRFDVAWHLPPEEDVALSEVLHIGSYSAFLQPGADTVRELARRSREAGRLTIFDPNIRPALVGEPGPVRERFEGLVALADIVKLSDEDAGWLYPGESEEGVLRRILELGAGLAAITRGADGATLATDSEMVRVAAKRVGVVDTIGAGDSFTAALIQSLASLTPQAIPLLDTAELRALGRRAAVAAGLTVARRGADLPSLAELEAALEASP; this comes from the coding sequence GTGACGCCGCGTGTGACCGTCGTCGGTGAGGCGCTCATCGACGTCGTGTTGCACGCCGATGGGCGCACCGAGCGCGTGCCCGGCGGTAGCCCGGCGAACGTCGCGCTCGGGGTAGCCCGGCTCGGGGTCGACACTGCCTTCCTGGGATGCATCGGGCGCGACGGCGACGGTGAGGTGGTTGTCGAACGCCTGAGCGCGGCGGGCGTCACTGTGCTGCCGGGGTCGCTGAGCGCGGCCCGCACCCCGACCGCTGAGGCCTTGATCGATGAGTCGGGCGACGCGACCTACCGCTTCGACGTGGCCTGGCACCTGCCGCCAGAGGAAGACGTCGCCCTGTCCGAAGTGCTGCACATCGGCTCGTACAGCGCATTCCTGCAGCCGGGGGCCGACACCGTGCGTGAACTCGCGCGCCGCTCCCGCGAGGCGGGCCGCCTCACAATCTTCGACCCGAACATCCGACCCGCCCTCGTCGGGGAGCCGGGCCCGGTGCGGGAGCGCTTTGAGGGGCTCGTTGCCCTTGCCGACATCGTGAAACTCTCGGACGAGGACGCTGGCTGGCTGTACCCCGGGGAATCGGAGGAGGGGGTGCTGCGCCGGATCCTTGAGCTTGGTGCGGGCCTCGCCGCGATCACCCGAGGGGCCGACGGCGCAACCCTCGCAACCGACTCCGAAATGGTGCGGGTTGCCGCGAAACGAGTGGGCGTCGTCGACACGATTGGTGCCGGCGACAGCTTCACCGCGGCGCTGATACAGAGTCTCGCGTCGCTGACGCCCCAAGCCATCCCGCTCCTTGACACGGCAGAACTCCGGGCGCTCGGCCGCCGGGCGGCGGTCGCGGCAGGCCTCACGGTCGCGCGCCGAGGGGCAGACCTCCCGTCACTCGCCGAGCTCGAAGCGGCTCTTGAGGCAAGCCCCTGA